The Solanum lycopersicum chromosome 9, SLM_r2.1 genome window below encodes:
- the LOC101256120 gene encoding cytochrome b5 has product MAKVYTLAEVSQHNSAKDCWLVINGKVYNVTKFLDDHPGGDEVLISSTGKDATDDFEDVGHSSSARAMLDEYYVGDIDSATIPTKTKYTPPKQPQYNQDKTSEFVVKLLQFLVPLIILGVAFGIRFYTKQSAA; this is encoded by the exons ATGGCTAAGGTCTACACTTTGGCTGAGGTCTCCCAGCACAACAGCGCTAAGGATTGTTGGTTGGTTATTAATGGCAAG GTATATAATGTGACAAAATTCTTGGATGATCACCCTGGAGGTGATGAGGTTCTCATATCTTCAACTG GAAAGGATGCGACTGATGATTTTGAGGATGTAGGCCACAGCAGCAGTGCTCGAGCAATGTTGGATGAGTACTATGTAGGTGATATTGATTCAGCAACCATTCCGACCAAAACCAAGTATACTCCTCCCAAGCAGCCTCAGTACAACCAGGACAAAACATCAGAGTTTGTCGTCAAGCTCCTCCAGTTCTTAGTTCCCCTGATTATTTTGGGTGTGGCTTTTGGCATCCGCTTCTATACCAAACAGTCAGCAGCTTGA
- the LOC101256411 gene encoding BTB/POZ domain-containing protein At5g48800: MDKHHSQLALAKCSRHQRYNEWVFRDVPSDIMIVVDGGTFSLHKFPLVSRSGRIRKLVAGHRDSDISMIELHSLPGGAESFELAAKFCYGVNFEITSANVAQLYCVSDYLEMTEEYSKNNLGSRAEEYLEVVVSKNLEMCVEVLKQCENLLPLADELKIVIRCIDAIASKACVEQIASSFSRLEYSSSGRLHMNRQAKCEGDWWIEDLSVLRIDLYQRVITAMKCRGVRPESIAASLVNYAQKELTKKATSWNQSNQPKVDVVSGSNDHEKVVVETIVSLMPVEKLVVPITFLFGLLRSAVMLDCTVACRLDLERRIGSQLDIATLDDLLIPSFHNAGDTLFDVDTVHRILVSFSQQEDSDEDMDDVSVFESDSPTSPSQTALFKVAKLVDNYLAEIAPDANLKLNKFIAIAESLPAHARTIHDGLYRAIDVYLKAHQSLSDPDRRRLCKLIDFQKLSQESGAHAAQNERLPLQSIVQVLYFEQMRLRNSLFCSYPDDDHKPMQQSWRLNSGAVSAAMSPRDNYASLRRENRELKLELARMRMRLNDLEKDHVCMKKNMEKSNSRRFMSTFTKKIGRLNIFGHSSSRESSSPSKRSQVTDSKLTERT, translated from the exons ATGGATAAACATCATTCTCAGCTGGCGCTTGCCAAGTGTTCGCGGCACCAGAGATATAATGAATG GGTGTTTCGAGACGTTCCCAGTGATATAATGATAGTAGTAGATGGTGGTACATTTTCATTGCATAAG TTTCCTCTTGTATCGAGGAGTGGGAGAATTCGGAAGCTTGTAGCAGGGCATAGGGATTCTGATATATCGATGATTGAACTACATAGTCTACCAGGTGGAGCTGAGTCATTTGAGTTAGCAGCTAAATTTTGCTATGGTGTTAACTTTGAGATTACATCTGCAAATGTTGCTCAGCTTTATTGTGTATCTGATTATCTTGAGATGACCGAGGAGTATTCGAAAAATAACCTTGGTTCCCGAGCTGAAGAGTATCTCGAGGTTGTTGTAAGCAAGAATCTTGAAATGTGTGTTGAAGTCCTTAAACAATGTGAAAACCTGCTCCCTTTGGCTGATGAGCTGAAAATAGTTATCCGATGCATTGATGCTATAGCCTCTAAAGCTTGTGTGGAGCAGATTGCTTCAAGCTTCTCGCGCTTGGAATATAGTAGTTCTGGTAGACTCCATATGAACCGCCAAGCCAAGTGTGAAGGAGACTGGTGGATAGAGGATTTGTCAGTTCTTCGTATTGACTTGTACCAACGAGTCATAACTGCTATGAAATGTCGTGGTGTTAGGCCTGAAAGTATTGCAGCTTCACTAGTTAACTATGCTCAGAAGGAGCTGACAAAGAAGGCCACTTCCTGGAATCAGTCGAACCAACCCAAAGTTGATGTGGTTTCAGGTTCAAATGACCATGAAAAAGTTGTGGTCGAGACGATTGTTAGCCTTATGCCTGTTGAGAAATTGGTTGTTCCCATAACCTTTCTTTTTGGGCTGCTGAGAAGTGCTGTGATGCTTGATTGCACAGTTGCTTGTAGACTTGATCTTGAGAGGCGGATAGGATCTCAATTAGACATAGCTACTCTTGATGATCTTCTCATTCCTTCTTTTCATAATGCCGGTGACACATTATTTGATGTTGACACAGTGCATAGAATCTTGGTTAGTTTTTCTCAACAGGAGGATAGTGATGAAGATATGGACGATGTCTCAGTGTTTGAGTCTGATAGCCCTACTTCGCCATCCCAAACTGCATTATTCAAAGTCGCAAAACTGGTGGACAATTATCTAGCTGAAATTGCACCTGATGCAAACCTAAAGCTGAACAAGTTCATAGCAATTGCTGAAAGCTTACCAGCACATGCTCGTACCATCCATGATGGACTTTATCGAGCAATCGATGTCTACCTCAAA GCTCATCAGTCCTTATCAGATCCAGATAGAAGGAGACTATGCAAGCTGATTGATTTTCAGAAACTCTCACAAGAATCTGGAGCACACGCGGCACAAAATGAACGCCTCCCACTCCAATCAATTGTACAGGTTCTTTACTTTGAGCAAATGAGGCTTCgaaattccttattttgttcTTATCCTGATGATGATCATAAACCAATGCAACAATCGTGGAGGCTAAATAGTGGTGCTGTAAGTGCAGCTATGTCTCCCAGGGATAATTATGCTTCTCTAAGACGAGAAAATAGGGAACTAAAACTTGAACTAGCACGAATGAGGATGAGATTGAATGACCTGGAGAAAGATCATGTttgtatgaagaaaaatatggaaaaatccAACTCGCGGAGATTCATGAGTACATTCACGAAAAAGATTGGGAGGTTGAACATCTTTGGACATAGTTCTTCCAGGGAGTCTAGTTCCCCCTCAAAGAGGTCACAAGTTACTGATTCTAAGCTAACTGAAAGAACATGA